Proteins encoded by one window of Ulvibacter sp. MAR_2010_11:
- a CDS encoding DNA polymerase III subunit alpha, protein MFINVHTYFSLRYGTIKPRDLLELAQGLKIPCMALTDINNTSACLDFVRLAPQHNIRPVLGVDFRNGAQQQFILLAKNNEGFLQINTYLSSFLYSGIKIPERAQPFHNTFVIYPFAAFKGETLSENEFLGVRAEDLNRLKFSPWRNHLEKLVVLHTVSFKNKKDFNTHRLLRAVDNNTLLSKLPPSEQGRETDLLISSAILKETFQEFPELIQNTEALLERCTIAFDFSKEIPNNQHSYTNSETLDFRLLKKLTYAGLPYRYGIPSDAVLDRIQKELGIIKEKGFVSYFLINWKILKYARSKGYFYVGRGSGANSVVAYLLRITDVDPIELDLYFERFINLYRKNPPDFDIDFSWKDRDDITQFMFRRFKNTALLTVYNTFKYKASVRELGKVFGLPKAEIDVLSKGEYNFKTLDKLSRLVVVYGQYIQGFPNYLGIHAGGILISEKPIHYYTATFMPPKGFPTTHFDMVAAEDIGLYKFDILSQRGLGKIKDAVEVIRYNHPQLPPIDIHDIKRFKQDERIKDLLRNAKAIGCFYVESPAMRMLLRKLQVDDYLGLVAASSVIRPGVAKSGMMREYILRYRFPERRKDAHPVMQDIMPETYGVMVYQEDVIKVAHYFGGLTLGEADMLRRGMSGKFRSREEFLKVKQQFFDNCHSSGKGEELTKEVWRQIESFAGYAFAKGHSASYAVESYQSLFLKAYYPLEYMVATLNNGGGFYSIEFYVHEARMHGAAILAPCINHSRGETIIEGTAIYLGFGFLHSLESRVIKRIVNERTKNGYYLSLDDFIDRVPISIEQINILIKINAFRCTERNKRELLWEAYMKINKVSFDEHIRTLFKAEKMNYKTPDLPSTRAEDAFDEMELLSFPLCNPFKLLLAPSRCRMRAKHLSNFAGAIVEIEGYLVTIKNTATSNGKRMYFGTFIDRDGDFIDTVHFPPVAEKYRFRGKGIYKITGKVIEEFDCISIEVTKMIRYPIIEDPRYSDKRLQTNSVKNFNRRVPISHRA, encoded by the coding sequence ATGTTTATCAATGTACATACCTATTTCAGTCTTCGCTACGGCACCATAAAACCCCGTGACCTGCTGGAGTTGGCACAAGGTTTAAAAATTCCTTGTATGGCGCTTACCGATATCAACAATACCTCGGCATGCCTGGACTTTGTACGCCTGGCGCCACAGCACAACATTCGCCCGGTGCTGGGTGTCGATTTCCGCAACGGGGCTCAACAACAGTTCATTCTATTGGCGAAAAACAATGAGGGATTTCTACAGATAAACACCTACCTGTCTTCTTTTTTATATTCAGGAATAAAAATACCGGAAAGGGCACAACCGTTTCACAATACTTTTGTTATCTATCCCTTTGCAGCCTTTAAAGGAGAAACGCTTTCCGAAAACGAATTTCTGGGAGTGAGAGCCGAAGATCTTAACCGACTCAAATTCTCGCCCTGGCGCAATCACTTAGAGAAGCTGGTGGTATTGCATACTGTTTCCTTTAAGAACAAAAAAGATTTCAATACCCATCGTCTGCTTCGGGCGGTCGATAACAATACTTTACTGAGTAAACTTCCACCTTCGGAACAAGGACGCGAAACCGATCTTTTAATTTCTTCAGCAATACTTAAAGAAACCTTTCAGGAATTTCCGGAACTTATTCAAAATACAGAGGCCTTATTGGAACGCTGTACGATTGCTTTCGACTTTAGTAAAGAAATTCCCAACAATCAGCATTCCTACACAAATAGTGAAACGCTCGATTTTCGCTTGCTGAAAAAACTCACCTACGCCGGTCTCCCCTATCGGTACGGTATTCCTTCCGATGCAGTTTTGGATCGCATTCAGAAAGAACTGGGAATTATCAAGGAGAAGGGGTTTGTTTCCTACTTTTTAATCAATTGGAAAATTTTAAAATACGCCCGTAGCAAAGGTTATTTTTATGTAGGTCGCGGAAGTGGTGCTAATAGCGTGGTCGCCTATCTGCTTCGCATCACCGATGTAGATCCTATCGAGCTCGATCTCTACTTCGAACGTTTTATCAATCTGTATCGCAAAAATCCGCCCGACTTCGATATCGACTTCTCATGGAAGGATCGGGATGATATCACTCAGTTTATGTTCCGAAGGTTTAAAAATACAGCGCTGCTTACCGTTTACAATACCTTTAAATACAAGGCTTCGGTTCGGGAATTGGGAAAAGTGTTTGGATTGCCAAAAGCCGAAATAGATGTGCTCTCCAAAGGGGAATACAATTTTAAAACTCTGGACAAATTGTCGCGATTGGTTGTGGTGTATGGCCAGTATATTCAAGGGTTTCCCAACTATCTGGGGATTCATGCCGGCGGTATCCTTATTTCCGAAAAGCCCATCCATTATTACACCGCCACCTTTATGCCTCCCAAAGGCTTCCCAACCACTCATTTCGATATGGTAGCTGCAGAAGACATCGGACTGTACAAATTCGATATTTTAAGTCAGCGTGGGCTGGGAAAAATCAAAGACGCTGTGGAGGTAATTCGGTACAATCATCCTCAACTACCTCCTATCGATATTCACGACATCAAACGATTTAAACAGGACGAGCGCATTAAAGACCTGCTGCGGAATGCCAAGGCAATTGGTTGCTTTTATGTAGAATCTCCCGCCATGCGAATGCTATTGCGCAAACTACAGGTAGACGATTATCTGGGTTTGGTTGCGGCCAGTTCGGTTATTCGTCCCGGAGTGGCCAAGTCGGGAATGATGCGGGAATATATTTTACGCTACCGCTTCCCCGAAAGAAGAAAAGATGCTCACCCCGTTATGCAGGATATTATGCCCGAAACTTATGGGGTAATGGTCTATCAGGAAGATGTGATTAAAGTAGCACATTATTTTGGTGGTCTCACTTTGGGCGAGGCCGATATGCTACGCAGAGGGATGTCGGGAAAATTTCGTTCCCGGGAAGAGTTTTTAAAGGTAAAGCAGCAATTTTTCGACAATTGTCACAGTAGCGGAAAAGGAGAAGAACTCACCAAAGAAGTTTGGCGACAAATAGAGAGTTTTGCCGGCTATGCCTTTGCCAAAGGACACTCGGCATCCTATGCTGTGGAAAGCTACCAAAGTCTTTTTTTAAAAGCCTACTATCCACTGGAATATATGGTTGCTACCCTTAACAATGGCGGTGGGTTTTACAGTATCGAATTCTATGTACACGAAGCGCGTATGCATGGTGCTGCAATTCTTGCGCCCTGTATTAACCACAGCCGGGGCGAAACAATTATTGAAGGAACTGCTATCTATCTGGGGTTTGGTTTTTTGCATTCTTTGGAATCAAGAGTAATAAAACGCATTGTAAACGAACGTACTAAAAACGGGTATTACCTAAGTCTGGACGATTTTATAGACCGGGTGCCTATCTCTATAGAACAGATTAATATTTTAATAAAGATCAATGCCTTTCGGTGTACCGAAAGAAACAAACGTGAACTCCTTTGGGAAGCTTATATGAAGATTAACAAAGTGAGTTTCGACGAACATATACGAACCCTTTTTAAAGCTGAAAAGATGAATTACAAAACTCCCGATCTTCCCAGCACTCGTGCTGAAGATGCATTTGATGAAATGGAACTACTCAGTTTCCCTTTGTGCAACCCCTTTAAATTACTACTGGCTCCCTCCAGATGCAGGATGCGTGCCAAACACTTATCCAATTTTGCAGGTGCAATTGTAGAAATAGAAGGCTATTTGGTGACAATTAAAAACACAGCTACTTCCAACGGGAAAAGGATGTATTTTGGAACCTTTATAGACAGGGATGGCGACTTTATAGATACGGTGCACTTCCCTCCTGTAGCCGAAAAATACAGGTTTAGAGGAAAGGGAATTTATAAAATAACGGGAAAGGTTATCGAAGAGTTTGATTGTATCTCTATTGAAGTGACGAAAATGATACGCTACCCTATTATTGAAGATCCCAGATACAGCGACAAGCGATTGCAGACAAATTCAGTTAAGAATTTTAACCGCCGGGTCCCTATTAGCCACAGAGCATAA
- a CDS encoding GIY-YIG nuclease family protein, translating into MKIYYVYILKCSDDTYYTGITSNLSKRIEEHEVGKYKDSYTFTRRPVYIVFYAEFTVVSIAIQAEKQIKKWSQAKKEALINNEYEKLQNLSKKKIFK; encoded by the coding sequence ATGAAAATCTATTATGTATACATCTTAAAATGTTCAGACGACACTTATTATACAGGCATTACATCTAACCTAAGTAAAAGAATTGAGGAACATGAAGTTGGGAAATACAAAGACTCATATACATTTACCCGAAGACCTGTGTATATTGTATTCTATGCTGAATTTACTGTGGTTTCAATTGCAATACAAGCTGAAAAACAAATTAAAAAATGGTCACAGGCAAAAAAAGAAGCATTAATTAATAACGAATATGAAAAGCTTCAAAACCTATCTAAAAAGAAAATTTTTAAATAA
- the dinB gene encoding DNA polymerase IV, with the protein MNNNRHIVHMDLDTFFVSCERLLDSKLNGKPILIGGTSDRGVVASCSYEARAFGIHSAMPMRLAKQLCPEAIVLRGNSGIYSKFSKTVTDVIKESVPLYEKTSVDEFYIDLTGMDKFFGCHQLATNLRTRIIKETGLPISFGLSANKTVSKIATGEAKPNNQIQILKGTEKPFLSPLSVRKIPMVGEVTYRSLCDLGIKQIKTIQEMPLEMMQRVFGKNGETIWKKASGIDNSPVVQYTERKSISTERTFEKDTTDVRKLEGIITAMTENLIYQLRRADKLTACVTVKIRYSDFQTYTQQKQIPYSAADHKILPVVMEIYKKLYQRRLLVRLVGVRFSHLVAGGQQIDLFADNDKIINLYQAMDKMRERYGDRAVIKASGMGAKSISRWNPFTGEPPPLLANRRQ; encoded by the coding sequence ATGAACAACAACCGCCACATTGTCCACATGGATCTGGACACCTTTTTTGTGTCCTGCGAACGCTTATTGGACAGCAAACTCAATGGAAAACCCATACTAATTGGAGGTACCAGTGACCGCGGTGTAGTGGCTTCCTGTAGCTACGAAGCCAGAGCCTTTGGGATACATTCGGCCATGCCTATGCGACTGGCAAAGCAATTATGTCCCGAAGCCATTGTGCTAAGAGGAAACTCGGGAATCTACAGCAAGTTTTCAAAAACGGTTACGGATGTGATCAAGGAAAGTGTACCCCTGTACGAAAAGACGTCGGTAGATGAATTCTATATCGACCTCACCGGAATGGATAAATTTTTTGGCTGCCATCAACTTGCCACCAATCTACGTACACGCATTATTAAAGAAACCGGCTTGCCAATCTCATTCGGACTTTCGGCTAACAAAACAGTATCGAAAATAGCGACAGGCGAAGCCAAACCCAACAACCAGATACAAATACTGAAAGGCACCGAAAAACCCTTCCTCTCTCCGCTTTCGGTGCGAAAAATACCAATGGTGGGCGAAGTCACTTACCGCTCATTATGCGATTTGGGTATCAAACAGATAAAAACGATACAGGAAATGCCTTTGGAAATGATGCAACGCGTCTTTGGCAAAAACGGAGAAACCATCTGGAAAAAAGCCAGCGGAATAGACAATTCTCCGGTAGTACAGTACACCGAACGAAAATCCATTTCCACCGAGCGCACCTTCGAAAAAGACACTACCGATGTTCGGAAACTCGAAGGTATTATCACCGCCATGACCGAAAACCTTATTTATCAGCTACGACGTGCCGATAAACTTACAGCATGTGTTACCGTAAAAATTCGGTATTCCGATTTCCAAACCTATACCCAGCAAAAACAAATTCCGTATAGTGCGGCCGATCATAAAATCCTGCCGGTAGTGATGGAAATCTATAAAAAATTATATCAGCGAAGATTATTGGTACGCCTCGTAGGAGTGCGTTTTAGTCATTTGGTAGCAGGAGGTCAGCAAATCGATCTCTTTGCCGACAATGATAAAATTATTAATCTGTATCAGGCCATGGACAAGATGCGGGAACGCTACGGAGACCGCGCCGTTATCAAAGCATCGGGGATGGGTGCTAAAAGTATTAGCCGTTGGAATCCTTTTACAGGAGAACCTCCTCCATTGTTAGCGAATAGAAGACAATAG
- a CDS encoding SOS response-associated peptidase, protein MCYDIKASLEAQLNRARRNNDLQAIAEIMEKLVPLTDLPIYHTSGFSHPELLIYTDRSPDFPEVATWGLVPEWIRDSEQQKKIWNNTLNARGETIFEKPAFRTSAKHHRCIVYIDGFYEHHHYDGKTYPFYIFQKSGKPMALAGLWSEWHDEETGGTLTTFSIVTTTGNPMMGKIHNNLKLKEPRMPVILPEAMEDPWLQPVQDELAIQSIKNLIQELPEDELKAYTVARLRGKEYLGNVEEISEKVEYAELPEL, encoded by the coding sequence ATGTGTTACGATATCAAAGCAAGTCTGGAGGCTCAATTAAACAGGGCCAGAAGGAATAACGATTTGCAGGCAATTGCCGAGATTATGGAAAAATTGGTGCCGTTAACCGATTTGCCTATCTATCATACATCCGGATTTAGTCATCCCGAACTCCTTATTTATACCGACCGATCTCCCGATTTCCCTGAAGTGGCCACCTGGGGTCTTGTTCCGGAATGGATAAGGGATTCGGAACAACAAAAAAAAATCTGGAACAACACTTTAAATGCCAGAGGGGAAACAATTTTTGAAAAGCCGGCATTTCGCACTTCAGCCAAACACCATCGTTGCATTGTCTATATTGATGGTTTTTATGAACATCATCATTACGATGGGAAGACATATCCGTTTTATATTTTTCAAAAATCGGGAAAACCAATGGCATTGGCGGGGTTGTGGAGCGAATGGCACGATGAGGAAACGGGGGGTACGCTTACCACTTTTTCAATTGTAACTACGACAGGAAATCCGATGATGGGTAAAATTCATAATAATCTGAAATTAAAGGAACCGAGAATGCCGGTGATTCTTCCTGAAGCAATGGAAGATCCTTGGTTACAGCCGGTTCAAGACGAATTAGCTATACAAAGTATTAAAAATTTAATTCAGGAGTTACCTGAAGATGAATTGAAGGCCTATACGGTTGCCCGATTAAGAGGCAAGGAATACTTAGGTAATGTGGAAGAAATTTCCGAAAAAGTTGAGTACGCCGAATTACCTGAATTATAA
- a CDS encoding L-serine ammonia-lyase, with the protein MESISVFDMLKIGVGPSSSHTLGPWRAAGRWIEALKDKGHFNSVTEVSIDLYGSLSLTGKGHATDVAVMLGLCGFDPVTFPIENIDKEVAFITGENKLKLNSELEVPFIPKEHIKFNRKFLEFHPNGITFRATLLDGKKVSETYYSIGGGFVVQQERKRARKKLEKFAQFPFPVEKATDLLVHCAAEGKSISEIVLENELSLRSEAEINNGLKAIWDIMLDSMYVGCHTEGKLPGGLNVQRRAFDMHKNLIGDAKYTNAEEWVEAIRGTEVKFRQILKWVSCFALAVNEVNASLGRVVTAPTNGSAGVIPSVMMYYMVIENHDANFEDVRKFMLVAGEIGSLFKKGATISAAMGGCQAEIGVSSAMAAGALTELMGGTPAQVQMASEIAMEHHLGLTCDPIGGLVQIPCIERNAMGAIKAINACEMALDGDPSMAKVPLDKVIATMWETAKDMTSKYKETSEGGLAVQVNMSDC; encoded by the coding sequence ATGGAAAGTATAAGTGTTTTCGATATGCTGAAAATTGGTGTGGGCCCGTCCAGTTCACACACATTAGGACCGTGGCGCGCAGCAGGACGTTGGATTGAAGCGCTAAAAGACAAAGGTCATTTTAATTCTGTTACTGAGGTTTCGATAGATTTGTACGGATCCTTATCCCTTACAGGTAAAGGACACGCAACCGATGTAGCTGTAATGTTGGGGCTTTGCGGATTCGACCCCGTTACATTTCCTATAGAAAATATCGACAAGGAAGTTGCTTTTATAACTGGAGAAAATAAATTGAAGCTGAACAGCGAATTGGAAGTGCCTTTTATACCCAAGGAACATATAAAATTCAATCGCAAATTCTTAGAATTCCACCCCAACGGAATCACCTTTCGGGCAACACTTCTGGACGGAAAAAAAGTCTCAGAAACTTATTACTCTATTGGCGGCGGATTTGTAGTGCAACAAGAACGGAAACGTGCCAGGAAAAAGCTCGAAAAGTTTGCTCAATTTCCCTTTCCGGTCGAAAAAGCAACCGATCTGCTGGTGCATTGTGCTGCGGAAGGGAAAAGCATTTCAGAAATTGTATTAGAAAATGAACTTTCCCTGCGCAGTGAGGCCGAAATTAACAACGGCCTGAAAGCCATTTGGGACATTATGTTGGATTCTATGTATGTTGGGTGTCATACCGAAGGCAAACTTCCGGGCGGACTTAATGTACAGCGGCGCGCATTCGATATGCACAAAAACCTTATTGGTGACGCCAAATACACAAATGCCGAAGAATGGGTTGAAGCCATTCGCGGTACCGAAGTGAAGTTCCGCCAAATTTTAAAATGGGTTTCGTGTTTTGCGCTTGCCGTAAATGAAGTGAATGCCTCACTGGGGCGCGTCGTGACTGCTCCTACCAACGGTAGCGCAGGAGTAATTCCGTCAGTGATGATGTATTATATGGTCATCGAAAACCACGATGCCAATTTTGAAGATGTACGCAAGTTTATGCTCGTGGCAGGCGAAATAGGCAGTTTGTTTAAAAAAGGAGCTACCATTTCTGCCGCAATGGGCGGTTGTCAGGCCGAAATAGGTGTATCCTCAGCCATGGCGGCCGGTGCACTAACCGAATTGATGGGCGGTACTCCTGCACAGGTACAAATGGCCAGTGAAATTGCGATGGAACATCATTTAGGACTTACCTGCGATCCTATTGGAGGATTGGTACAAATACCCTGTATAGAACGCAATGCCATGGGAGCTATCAAAGCGATCAATGCTTGCGAAATGGCTCTGGATGGGGACCCAAGTATGGCGAAAGTACCATTAGACAAGGTAATTGCCACCATGTGGGAAACCGCAAAAGACATGACCAGCAAATACAAAGAAACCAGCGAAGGCGGTCTTGCCGTGCAGGTTAATATGAGTGATTGCTAA
- a CDS encoding nuclear transport factor 2 family protein, translating to MKFYLSVFTLFLSLVSFSQNGFTAVDARKVVDTFFEGFHEGDTLKMRSVMVTNVAMQTAFTDTNGNAKINDGSASDLLMAIAKRPATQKWEERVLDYNVQIDGNLAHVWTPYQFWFNDALSHCGANAFTLAKTDDGWKIVHLIDSRRKSDCQ from the coding sequence ATGAAGTTCTATTTGTCTGTTTTCACGTTATTTTTATCTCTTGTCTCTTTTTCTCAAAATGGATTTACTGCAGTCGATGCCCGAAAGGTGGTCGATACATTCTTTGAAGGTTTTCACGAAGGGGATACCTTAAAAATGCGATCGGTTATGGTCACAAATGTTGCCATGCAGACGGCGTTTACTGATACCAATGGGAATGCAAAAATTAACGATGGGTCTGCATCAGACTTGCTTATGGCAATCGCAAAACGCCCGGCTACTCAAAAATGGGAGGAGCGAGTGTTAGATTATAACGTACAAATAGACGGAAATTTGGCGCATGTATGGACACCTTATCAGTTTTGGTTTAATGATGCTTTAAGTCATTGTGGCGCAAACGCTTTTACATTGGCCAAGACAGATGACGGATGGAAAATTGTGCATCTTATCGATTCCAGGCGAAAATCGGATTGTCAATAA